One genomic window of Elaeis guineensis isolate ETL-2024a chromosome 2, EG11, whole genome shotgun sequence includes the following:
- the LOC105039427 gene encoding subtilisin-like protease SBT2.5, with the protein MGSSAADVYFVFMNFDPEYERLRSDRTKQGAMELDRYVSRKHDQLLAKMLRPNTYRKRSSLVIVDGFAVEITDVQAAILRSAKEVRVVEKNQELV; encoded by the exons ATGGGAAGCTCGGCAGCAGATGTCTACTTCGTCTTCATGAATTTTGATCCCGAGTATGAGCGCCTGCGATCAGATCG AACGAAACAGGGAGCAATGGAACTTGATCGATATGTAAGCAGAAAACATGACCAGCTGCTAGCCAAAATGCTCAGACCAAACACCTATAGGAAGAGATCTTCTTTGGTTATTGTTGATGGGTTTGCAGTTGAAATAACAGATGTTCAG GCAGCTATTCTCAGATCAGCAAAGGAAGTGAGGGTTGTGGAGAAGAACCAAGAGCTTGTTTGA